One region of Sphingomonas abietis genomic DNA includes:
- a CDS encoding SDR family oxidoreductase produces MGKILVTAASGHLGRKTLQHLLKRQPASDLVGLARDPEKAADLAAQGIEIRKGDYSDYDSLLNAFAGVEKVMLISCAPFTDRNTQHYNVITAARQAGVRHIAYTAIIRREGSDFNLSQTTGPDIFAEHTLMASGLIYTIVRQPAFLETFQFQFGDNVYEKGLRVPAGDGKQAPASREDIGEAQAVVLTEEGHDNRIYSLTGDPAVSYADVAQILSDTRGTPVPLIPVTDEEYIANYVAEGLPEPVARFALEWVHGANLGEWGELTGDLERLIGRKPMTTVEFLRDNYPTVVASVEAARGQAAG; encoded by the coding sequence ATGGGTAAGATACTTGTCACCGCCGCCAGCGGTCACCTAGGTCGCAAAACGCTGCAGCACCTCCTGAAGCGGCAGCCTGCCAGCGATCTCGTAGGATTGGCCCGCGACCCGGAAAAGGCCGCCGACCTTGCCGCTCAAGGCATCGAGATACGCAAGGGCGACTATTCTGACTATGACTCGCTGTTGAACGCCTTCGCAGGCGTCGAGAAGGTCATGCTCATCTCCTGCGCGCCTTTTACCGACCGCAACACGCAGCATTACAATGTGATCACCGCGGCCCGGCAGGCCGGCGTCAGACACATCGCCTACACGGCGATCATCCGCCGCGAGGGATCGGACTTCAACCTGTCCCAGACCACGGGTCCCGATATCTTCGCCGAACATACCTTGATGGCGTCCGGCCTCATCTACACGATCGTTCGACAGCCAGCGTTCCTCGAAACCTTCCAGTTTCAATTTGGCGACAACGTCTACGAGAAAGGTCTTCGCGTTCCGGCCGGTGACGGCAAGCAGGCGCCGGCGTCGCGTGAAGATATCGGCGAGGCTCAGGCGGTGGTGCTCACGGAAGAGGGCCACGACAACAGGATCTATTCGCTGACCGGCGATCCGGCGGTCTCCTACGCGGACGTCGCCCAAATCCTTTCCGACACCCGCGGCACTCCGGTGCCTCTCATCCCCGTGACCGACGAGGAATATATTGCCAATTACGTCGCGGAGGGTCTGCCCGAACCGGTCGCTCGGTTCGCCCTCGAATGGGTCCATGGCGCCAACCTCGGCGAGTGGGGCGAACTCACTGGCGACCTGGAGCGTCTGATCGGCCGCAAGCCGATGACAACGGTCGAATTCCTCCGGGACAATTATCCCACCGTCGTGGCGTCGGTCGAGGCTGCGAGGGGTCAGGCGGCGGGGTAG
- a CDS encoding NADPH-dependent F420 reductase: MSAISIVGTGGMAAAIGGLAAKAGHTVEVISRDAAKAQGLAEQFGADARTGTFGGAPAGDMVILAVPYSAVLDVVKQYGDALAGKILVDITNPVAADYTSFVTAEDSFGAQEIAKVAPADAQVVKAFNTLFSHILAAGSVEGQQLDVFLAGDDAQAKARISAFIESLGLRPLDTGPLLMARTLEHACLLSLGLMAHSVKHTDFSIGLSLPG; encoded by the coding sequence ATGAGCGCTATCAGCATCGTCGGCACAGGCGGCATGGCCGCGGCTATCGGGGGCCTTGCCGCCAAAGCCGGACACACCGTCGAGGTGATCAGTCGCGACGCCGCGAAGGCACAGGGGCTAGCCGAGCAGTTCGGAGCCGACGCGAGGACAGGAACGTTCGGCGGCGCCCCGGCCGGGGACATGGTCATCCTTGCGGTTCCCTATTCGGCAGTCCTCGACGTGGTGAAGCAATACGGCGACGCGCTGGCAGGCAAGATTCTCGTCGACATCACCAACCCGGTCGCCGCCGATTACACGAGCTTTGTGACCGCCGAGGACAGTTTCGGCGCGCAGGAAATCGCCAAGGTCGCCCCTGCCGATGCGCAGGTCGTCAAGGCGTTCAACACTTTGTTCTCCCACATCCTGGCTGCCGGTTCGGTCGAGGGCCAACAGTTGGACGTGTTCCTCGCCGGAGACGACGCGCAGGCGAAGGCCCGCATCTCGGCGTTTATCGAGAGCCTCGGACTGCGCCCGTTGGATACCGGGCCGCTGCTCATGGCGCGGACGTTGGAGCATGCCTGCCTGCTGTCGCTGGGCCTCATGGCCCACTCGGTCAAGCACACCGACTTCTCGATCGGCCTCAGCCTTCCGGGCTGA